TAATTTTCCACAAGGTTTCACCTCTATAAATAATCATCCATTATCATTACAAAAACTTTTTATCTTATCTACTAAATATTTAACTACCTTCATGCCTAATTTACTATGTAAAGGTAAAGCCACCCCTTTAGTAGCAGCATAAATTGAATTATAAAAATCATCATCATTATATTTATATTTATTTTTATAGTATGGCTCATTGTGAACTGCATATGCGCCATAATTACATTCAATGTCATTTTCTCTTAAATATTTTAATAATCTATTTCTATCCATTCTATTATCTAAAAGTATATGATATGTTTGCCATATATGTTTACCCACTATAGCCTCATTTGGCAATCTAATTAAATCTAAATCTTTTAACAGTCTATTATATTCATCAACTATTTTTTTTCTTTCTTCATAAATTTTATCAATTTTCTTAATTTGTATTACCCCTAAGGCTCCCTGCAAATTTGTCATCCTATAATTAAATCCTGGTAAAATAAATTCTATTTTCCCGTTTTCAATATTAATTCCGTGATTTCTAAGTATTTTTACCTTTTTTGCAAATTCATCATTATTAGTTACAACCAATCCACCTTCGCCTGTTGTGATATTTTTCCTTGGATGTAAACTAAAACATCCAATATCTCCTATAGTGCCAACCTTTTTATCTTTATATTCACTTCCTAATGCACATGCAGCATCTTCTATAACTCTTAAGTTGTATTTTTTAGCTAATTCTATTATTTTATCCATCTCTGCAGGACAACCAAATTCATGCACTGGAATTATTGCTTTTGTTTTGTCATTAATTTCCCGTTCAATCTTATTAACATCAATATTAAAACTATTTATGTCTATATCAACAAATCTAGGTGTTGCACCGACAATTTCAACAACATTTGCTGTTGCAGGAAAAGTAAAATCAGGAACAATAACTTCATCACCAGGCATTATTCCAATAGCTAATAATGCTAAATGTAAAGCTGCTGTTCCACTACTAACAGCTATAACATTTTTTATACCTAAATAATTTTTTACTAAATTTTCAAACTCATCTACCTTTTCACCTTGGACTAGCCATTTTGAATCCAATACCTTTTTTAATTCTCGTAATTCGTCTTCTCCTACATCCGGAACAGAGAGTTTAATCATTTATAACACCTCTATACCAATTTATTGTCTTTTGAATTCCTTCTTCTAAATCAATTTTAGGCTTATATCCTAAAATTGTTATTGCTTTTTCTATACTTGGAATTCTTAATTCAACATCAACGTAATTTTTAGTAACATATACAATTGGTGACTTTGACTTTGCTATATCACTTATCAATTTTGCAAGCATTCCTATTGTTATTGTCCCTCTAGGATTGCCAATATTAAATGTATGCCCTATAGCCTGCTCTTTCTCTAAACAAAGTATAACACCATTGATAAAATCATCTATATAACACCAAGATCTTATTTGATCACCATCACCATGAATTTGAATTTCTTCGTTTCTAATAGCTCTA
This region of Caloramator mitchellensis genomic DNA includes:
- a CDS encoding DegT/DnrJ/EryC1/StrS family aminotransferase; its protein translation is MIKLSVPDVGEDELRELKKVLDSKWLVQGEKVDEFENLVKNYLGIKNVIAVSSGTAALHLALLAIGIMPGDEVIVPDFTFPATANVVEIVGATPRFVDIDINSFNIDVNKIEREINDKTKAIIPVHEFGCPAEMDKIIELAKKYNLRVIEDAACALGSEYKDKKVGTIGDIGCFSLHPRKNITTGEGGLVVTNNDEFAKKVKILRNHGINIENGKIEFILPGFNYRMTNLQGALGVIQIKKIDKIYEERKKIVDEYNRLLKDLDLIRLPNEAIVGKHIWQTYHILLDNRMDRNRLLKYLRENDIECNYGAYAVHNEPYYKNKYKYNDDDFYNSIYAATKGVALPLHSKLGMKVVKYLVDKIKSFCNDNG